The following proteins are encoded in a genomic region of Chloroflexota bacterium:
- a CDS encoding alcohol dehydrogenase catalytic domain-containing protein yields the protein MVPKTMKAVVVHGIRDYRLEEVPVPQIGPGEVLVRVLATGICASDVKTHEGYRVWGSEEIPAYIEAPVIPGHEFVGQVVALGEGAGEKYGLQVGDMAVSEQIVPCWQCRFCKRGQYWMCQQHDIYGFKKDRAEGSWAEYMRFPANAINYKVPSDIPPEHAALIEPLACAIHAVERGDIQLGDVVVIAGMGPIGLCMLQVARQKGPGLLIALDMKPKRLELARQLGADLAIDVSQGDAVQRVLDLTDGYGCDVYIEATGAGPAVGQGLQMLRRLGTFVEFSVHAGPVSVDWSVIGDVKELNIHGSHLGPYCYPLAIEYLRNGVVNGGALVTHRLPLEKFAEGLEIAHQGDESIKVVLIP from the coding sequence ATGGTTCCTAAGACGATGAAAGCTGTCGTGGTACACGGCATCCGGGACTACCGGCTGGAGGAGGTGCCGGTCCCGCAGATCGGGCCGGGCGAGGTATTGGTGCGCGTGCTGGCCACCGGCATCTGCGCCAGCGACGTGAAAACGCACGAGGGGTATCGCGTGTGGGGATCCGAGGAGATCCCGGCCTATATCGAGGCACCCGTGATCCCCGGCCACGAGTTCGTGGGCCAGGTGGTGGCCCTGGGGGAGGGCGCCGGCGAGAAGTACGGCCTGCAGGTGGGCGACATGGCCGTGTCCGAGCAGATCGTGCCGTGCTGGCAATGCCGATTCTGCAAGCGCGGCCAGTATTGGATGTGTCAGCAACACGACATCTACGGCTTCAAGAAGGACCGGGCCGAGGGCTCCTGGGCGGAGTACATGCGCTTCCCAGCCAACGCCATCAACTACAAGGTGCCCTCGGATATTCCGCCCGAACACGCGGCCCTGATCGAGCCGCTGGCCTGCGCCATCCACGCCGTGGAGCGGGGCGATATCCAGCTGGGCGACGTGGTGGTGATCGCCGGGATGGGGCCCATCGGGCTGTGCATGCTGCAGGTGGCGAGGCAGAAGGGGCCGGGGCTGCTCATCGCCCTGGACATGAAGCCCAAGCGCCTGGAGCTGGCCAGACAGCTCGGGGCGGACCTGGCCATCGATGTGAGCCAGGGGGACGCCGTGCAGCGGGTGTTGGACCTGACCGACGGTTACGGGTGCGACGTGTATATCGAGGCGACGGGAGCGGGTCCGGCCGTGGGGCAGGGGCTGCAGATGCTGCGCCGGCTGGGGACGTTCGTGGAGTTCAGCGTCCACGCCGGCCCCGTCTCCGTGGACTGGTCCGTCATCGGCGACGTGAAGGAGCTGAACATCCACGGCTCTCACCTGGGGCCGTACTGTTACCCGCTGGCCATCGAGTATCTGCGCAATGGCGTGGTCAACGGCGGCGCGCTCGTGACCCATCGGCTTCCTCTGGAGAAATTCGCCGAGGGGTTGGAGATCGCCCACCAGGGCGACGAGTCCATCAAGGTGGTGCTGATACCGTGA
- a CDS encoding carbohydrate ABC transporter permease → MKPNLRKSLSQAINYIVWTLLTLITLFPIYWMFLVSARTRVELFDKPKLYQTSFYAENFIRPLFRDVYGRYLLNSFIISTGNMLLVVVLAILATYALSRYRIPGDQNIFFWTITNRMAPPAAFMLPLFLLYSRVLRIGDWRLFDTHIGLILAYCVFNLPFAIWLLKGIVDGIPIELDDAAMVDGASVMQVIWRIIVPLAAPGIAITALLSWIFAWNEFLFAATLTSVRARTITTGLSEFVTVVGTNWGEMAAMAIVCLAPAILFLALVQQYIVVGLTFGAVRE, encoded by the coding sequence ATGAAACCCAACCTACGCAAAAGCCTCTCACAGGCGATCAACTACATCGTCTGGACCTTGCTCACCCTGATCACACTGTTCCCCATCTACTGGATGTTCCTGGTCTCGGCCCGGACACGTGTGGAGCTCTTCGACAAGCCCAAGCTGTATCAGACGAGCTTCTACGCCGAGAACTTCATCCGCCCGTTATTCCGAGACGTCTACGGGCGCTATCTGCTGAATTCGTTTATCATCTCCACGGGAAACATGCTTTTGGTGGTCGTCCTGGCCATCCTGGCCACGTACGCCCTCTCGCGATACCGCATCCCGGGCGATCAGAACATCTTCTTCTGGACCATCACCAATCGAATGGCGCCGCCCGCCGCGTTCATGCTGCCGTTGTTCCTGCTATACAGCCGCGTTCTGCGCATAGGTGACTGGCGCCTGTTCGACACGCACATCGGCCTAATCCTGGCTTATTGCGTCTTCAACCTGCCATTCGCCATCTGGCTGCTGAAGGGGATCGTGGACGGCATCCCCATCGAGCTGGACGACGCGGCCATGGTAGACGGGGCCTCGGTCATGCAGGTCATCTGGCGCATCATCGTGCCGCTGGCCGCCCCAGGCATCGCCATCACGGCGCTGCTGAGCTGGATCTTCGCCTGGAACGAGTTCCTGTTCGCCGCCACCCTGACCAGCGTAAGGGCCCGCACCATCACCACCGGCCTGTCGGAGTTCGTGACGGTGGTGGGGACCAACTGGGGGGAGATGGCCGCCATGGCCATCGTGTGCCTGGCGCCTGCTATCCTATTCCTGGCGCTCGTGCAACAGTACATCGTGGTCGGCCTGACCTTCGGCGCCGTGCGTGAGTAG
- a CDS encoding DUF2160 domain-containing protein yields MTRTQKPPRRGFLPMETNLFDRIFIGVVLFVAIHLLWMRFVEQYIPLTVATILSVVLMYVIAKWG; encoded by the coding sequence ATGACACGAACGCAGAAGCCCCCGAGGCGTGGATTCCTGCCGATGGAGACGAACCTGTTCGATCGGATCTTCATCGGCGTCGTCCTGTTCGTGGCCATCCACTTGCTTTGGATGCGATTTGTGGAACAATATATCCCACTGACCGTGGCAACGATTCTATCCGTGGTCCTCATGTACGTGATCGCCAAATGGGGGTAG
- a CDS encoding sugar ABC transporter permease — protein sequence MRSNRTAWGLLAPTLLVLGFAGLLPFFYVVYVGFFDWNVFSKTGDLVWAGANNYRRLVFDTEFLAALKRGIVFTLWTVTLEMVLGMALAQLLMREFKGKSFFRAVHALPLTVAPIAVGATWRLMTIPGLGPLPYYLRRIGIDYNIGRYAGQAFATTVLMDVWHWTPFVTLTLLAGLTALPREPFEQAMVDGANRWQILRHLTLPMLRPVILTALFLRIMDALRIVDEVWMLTGGGPGTATRYVGIHVWRVVFPKTDYGYGSAMSVLLLYFTIVLCWLLLTAITQARRETD from the coding sequence ATGAGATCAAACCGCACAGCGTGGGGGCTTCTGGCCCCCACGCTCCTCGTTCTCGGGTTTGCAGGGCTTTTGCCCTTCTTTTATGTCGTCTACGTCGGGTTCTTCGACTGGAACGTATTCTCCAAGACAGGCGATCTGGTATGGGCGGGCGCCAACAACTACCGGCGGCTGGTCTTCGACACCGAGTTCCTGGCCGCCCTCAAGCGGGGCATCGTCTTCACCCTCTGGACCGTCACCCTGGAGATGGTCCTGGGTATGGCGCTGGCCCAGCTCCTCATGCGGGAGTTTAAAGGCAAAAGCTTCTTCCGGGCCGTACACGCGCTGCCATTGACGGTAGCCCCCATCGCGGTCGGCGCCACCTGGCGCCTGATGACCATCCCCGGCCTGGGGCCTCTCCCCTACTACCTGCGCCGCATCGGCATCGATTACAACATCGGCCGGTATGCGGGACAGGCTTTTGCGACCACAGTGCTTATGGATGTGTGGCACTGGACCCCTTTCGTCACCCTGACCCTGCTGGCGGGTCTGACCGCCCTACCTCGCGAGCCCTTCGAGCAAGCCATGGTAGACGGCGCCAACCGCTGGCAGATCCTGCGCCACCTCACCCTGCCCATGCTGCGTCCTGTGATCCTTACCGCTCTCTTCCTGCGCATCATGGACGCGCTGCGCATCGTGGATGAGGTGTGGATGCTCACGGGCGGGGGGCCGGGCACGGCCACCCGATACGTCGGCATCCACGTCTGGCGCGTGGTCTTCCCCAAGACGGACTACGGTTACGGCTCCGCCATGTCGGTGCTGCTGCTATACTTCACCATCGTGCTGTGCTGGCTGCTGCTAACCGCCATCACACAGGCGCGCAGGGAGACCGACTGA
- a CDS encoding SDR family oxidoreductase: protein MGILDRFRLDGKTALVTGAGRGIGQGYAHALAEAGADVAIVDIDAEAAQRVAEEIRALGRRSLAIVADVTRKADVQRMVDTIVQEWGKLDIGVNNAGIGGWANAEDMTEEEWDRVIDVNLKGVFLCAQAEARVMIPRRSGKIINTASMSGTIVNRPQNQVAYNASKAGVIHLTRSMAAEWARYGICVNSISPGYTYTPLVESPEVRDMIPLWLKDIPMGRMAQVSDLQGAVVYLASEASDYVTGHDLVIDGGYTVW from the coding sequence ATGGGCATCCTGGATCGCTTCCGACTGGACGGCAAGACGGCGCTGGTGACCGGCGCCGGGCGGGGAATTGGCCAGGGCTACGCCCACGCGCTGGCCGAGGCCGGTGCCGATGTGGCCATCGTCGACATCGATGCGGAGGCGGCGCAGAGGGTCGCCGAGGAGATCCGGGCGCTGGGCCGCCGCTCCCTGGCCATCGTCGCCGACGTGACCCGAAAGGCCGACGTGCAGCGGATGGTCGACACGATCGTACAGGAGTGGGGGAAGCTGGACATCGGCGTGAACAACGCGGGCATTGGCGGCTGGGCCAACGCCGAGGATATGACGGAAGAGGAGTGGGATCGCGTCATCGACGTGAACTTGAAGGGGGTGTTCCTATGCGCCCAGGCCGAGGCCCGGGTGATGATTCCTCGCCGCTCGGGGAAGATCATCAACACGGCCTCCATGTCAGGCACCATCGTGAACCGGCCACAGAACCAGGTCGCATACAACGCGTCCAAGGCGGGCGTCATTCACCTGACCCGGAGCATGGCGGCCGAGTGGGCCAGGTATGGGATCTGCGTGAACTCCATCAGCCCGGGATATACCTACACGCCGCTGGTCGAATCACCGGAAGTGCGGGACATGATCCCGCTGTGGTTGAAGGACATCCCCATGGGCCGCATGGCACAGGTGAGTGATCTGCAGGGGGCCGTCGTGTACCTGGCGTCGGAGGCCTCGGATTATGTGACCGGGCACGATCTGGTCATCGACGGCGGGTATACGGTGTGGTAA